The segment AATATTCCCCACTGCTGCCTCCCGTAGGAGTCTGGACCGTGTCTCAGTTCCAGTGTGGCTGATCATCCTCTCAGACCAGCTACCCGTTGCAGCCTTGGTGAGCCGTTACCTCACCAACTAGCTGATGGGACGCAGGCCCATCCTTTGCCGATAGCTTTCATGAAGAGGCCACCTTTCCTCCTCAGGCCGCAACCTGAGGAGCTTATGCGGAATTAGCCTCGGTTTCCCGGGGTTGTTCCCCAGCAAAGGGCAGGTCACCTACGTATTACTCACCCGTGCGCCACTGTACTAGGCCCCCGAAGGGACCATTCTCGTTCGACTTGCATGTGTTAGGCACGCCGCCAGCGTTCGTTCTGAGCCAGAATCAAACTCTCCAGTTATATTCTTATGCAGCGCCAGATAGGTTGTCCTGGCGCCCAATTTTTAAATCACATCGTGTCCCAAAGGACAGATGAGCCCGTTCAAACTTACGCATTCTGCGTTCGCTATTCAGTTTTCAAAGAGCGGAGACAAAGTCATCGCCCGATGTATCGATCGGGGGCGATAACATTTTGATTTCATTGGCTTTTATAGCGGGCCGCCCGATGCGTCCCCAAAGCGTGGGGGCGGTTCTACAGAAGATAGCCCCCTGTGTCAACTCCTGATTTCAAAGGTTTATGCTTTTTTTCGCCTCTGACGAGCGGATCCCGCCTGGGGATATTACACTCTAATTTTCAACGAGATGGGCAACTCCCTTTAACATGAAACCTGAGTGTAATCGAGCAATTAGCGATCTATTTCTTGAACTTGACCTTGGCGAAACGCCTCTTGCCCACCTTGACGAGGCTCTCCCCGTCGGTCGAGAGGGTGGCGTCGATGTCCTCCACCCTCCTGCCGTCAACCTCGACCGCGCGCTGCTTTATCATCCGGCGCGCGTCGGACTTGCTGGTCACAAGCCTCGTGTCCACCATCGCGTCCACGAGCGAGACCTCCGCGTCCATCGACTCGAGCACATGCTCGTCGATCTCGTCGGGCGTGTCTTTCTTTTTGAAGACGCGCTCGAATTCGTCGCGCGCGGCGACAGCATCCCCCTCGGAGTGAAATCGCTCCACGATCTCCGCCGCGAGGTTCTCCTTCGCGACCTTCGGGTGCAGCGCCCCGGTGAGCACGCGCTCCTTGAGCCCCTCTATCTCGCCCAGCGAGAGATCCGAGAGCAGCTCGTAGTAAGTCCACATGAGCTCGTCGGAGATCGACATCATCTTGCCGAAGATCTCCTTCGGCGGCTCGCTGATGCCCACGTAGTTTCCGTAGGTCTTGCTCATCTTCTGCGTCCCGTCGGTTCCCACGAGCAGCGGCATCGTGAGCACGACCTGCGGCTCCTGGCCCACGTCGCGCTGCAGGTCGCGGCCAACCAGCAGGTTGAAGATCTGGTCGGTGCCGCCGAGCTCGACGTCCGCCTCGAGCGCGACCGAATCGTAGCCCTGCAGGAGCGGGTAGAGGAACTCGTGAATGCGTATGGGGCTGCCCCCCTTGAATCGGCTCTCGAAGTCGTCGCGCTCCAGCATGCGCGCCACGGTCTCCTTCGCGCTCAGGCGTATGAAGTCGGCGGCGGAGAATTTTCCCAGCCACTCGGAGTTGTAGCGTATCTCCGCCTCTCCCATGTCCAGGATCTTGCCGGCCTGGGCCACATAGGTCTCCGCGTTCGCGCGTATGATCCCTTCGCCCAGCTCGGGCCTGGTCTCGTTCCTGCCCGAGGGGTCGCCGATGCGCGCGGTGAAGTCGCCCATGAGGAAGATGACCTTGTGCCCCAGCTCCTGAAACTGCTTGAGCTTCTGCATCACGACCGTGTGGCCGAGGTGCAGATCGGGCGCCGTGGGATCGAAGCCCGCCTTGATGCGGAGCGGCCTGCCCTTCTTGAGCTTTGCGACGAGCTCTTCCTCGTTCACGAGCTCCACGCTCCCGCGCTTGATGACCTCGAGCTGCTTTTCGATCGGGATATGATTCATAGCGACCTCATATATCACACATCTTGAAATTCATTCAGGCTGAGGCTGAGGTTAAGGCTGAGTTGGCCTCAGCCTTCCATCCGTCTCTGTATCCTTTCTATGGATCTCGCCTTTCCGCTGCGCTCATCGATGTCCAAGACCACCCCCTCCAGCCTCACTCCACCCTCGGCCACCTTGAAGCCCTTCTTCTCGCCGGTGAGGAAGCGGTGGATCGCGACCTCTTTGGCGAGCCCGATCACGGACGCGTGGGGGCCTGTCATCCCGATATCGGAGATGTAGGCGGTGCCGCCCGGCAATATCTCCTCGTCCGCGGTCTGCACGTGCGTGTGCGTGCCGAGTAACGCCGCGATCCTGCCGTCGAGATGCCACGCCAGCGCGCGCTTCTCGCTGGTGGCCTCGGCGTGGAAGTCGATCACGATAAGGTCGCATTGCCCGGAGAGCTTCGGTATGAGCGCGTCTGCCGCGACAAAGGGGCTGTGCGCCTTCTCGCCCTTCTCGTCCATGAAGATCATGCCCTGCAGGCTCACCACGCCGATCCTTGCGCCGTTGCGCGCGGTGAATACCCCGTTCCCTTTTCCAGGGAGGTGCTCGCTCACGTTGTGCGGACGAAGTATCGGGTGGGAATCGAAGTAAGGATGCAGCTCGTCGAACTCCCAGATGTGGTTGCCCGCGGTCATCACGTCGATCGGACTCTCGAAGAGCTCGTCCGCGATCTTCGGGGTCAGCCCCCGGCCGCCTGCCGCGTTCTCCGCATTGGCGATCACGAAATCAGCCCTGTACTCGCGGACGAGACCGGGGAGGAGTTCCCTGATAGCCGCCCTGCCCGGCCTGCCGAAGATGTCGCCTATCGCCAGGATCTTCACTTTATAATCCAGAATTATCCAAGAAGGTTGAGGCTTAGGCTAAGGTTAAGCTGTCCTCAGCCTCAGCCTTACTATTTTGCATACTCTGTAGCCCTGGTTTCTCTGATCACCGTGACCTTGATCTGGCCCGGATAGGTCATCTCCGCCTCGATCTTCTTGGCGATGTCCTTGGAGAGCACGACCGACTCGGCGTCTGAGACCTTGTCGTTGACCACCATCACGCGCACCTCGCGGCCGGCCTGGATCGCGTAGGACTTCTCGACTCCCGGGAACGATTTGGATATGCGCTCCAGGTCCTCGAGGCGCTTGACGTAGGCCTCCAGCACCTCGCGGCGGGCGCCGGGCCGGGCGCCGGAGAGCGCGTCCGCGCAATCAACGACCATGTCGAGCGGCGTCGTCTGCTCGATGTCCTCGTGGTGCGATCCGATGGCATGGATCACGTCGGGGTCCTCTCGGTACTTCTTCGCGTACTCCATGCCGATCAGGGCGTGAGACCCCTCCACCTCGTGGGAGACCGCCTTTCCGATGTCGTGCAGAAGCCCCGCGCGGCGGGCCTTGGCCTCGTCGAGCCCCAGCTCCGCGGCCATCATGCCGGAGAGGAACGCGACCTCGCGCGTGTGCGCGAGCACGTTCTGCGCAAAGCTGTAGCGGTACTTGAGAGAGCCCAGGAGCTTCACGAGCTCCGGGTGGACGTTCGGCACGTTGAGCTCGAGGCAGAGCTGCTCGCCCGCCTCCTTGATGGAGCCCTCGACCTCCTTCGTCACCTTCTCCACCATCTCCTCGATGCGGGTCGGGTGGATGCGTCCGTCGGCGATGAGGTTCTCGAGCGTTATGCGCGCGATCTCGCGGCGCACCGGGTTGAAGCCGGAGAGGATCACCGCCTCCGGCGTGTCGTCTATCACTATGTCGATGCCGGTCGCGGCCTCGAGCGCCCTTATGTTGCGGCCCTCGCGGCCGATTATGCGGCCCTTCATGTCGTCGCTCGGGAGCTGCACGACGGAGATAGCGCGCTCCGCGGTGTAGTCCGAGGCCATCCTCTCCATGGCGGTGGAGATTATGAACTTGGCCTTCTTCTGCGACTCCTCCCTGGCGCGCTCCTCGACCTCCATGATCTCGCGAGCCGCGTCCTGCTTAGCCTCGTCGACCAGGGCCTCCTTCAGCTGCCTCTTGGCCTCTTCGGTGGAGATGCCGGCCATCTGCTCGAGCTTGCGCTTCGTCTCCGTGACGAGGTCCATGTAGCGCTTTTCCAGATCCTCGACGTGCTTCTTGCGATCATCTATGGACTGCTCCGCCCGGACGACCTCCTCCTCCTTCTTCTCGACGAGCTCGAACTTCTTCTCGAGGTTGTCCTCCTTCTGCTGCAGCCTCTTCTCGGTGGCGGAAAGCTCACGCTGCTTCTCCTGGCTCTCCTTCTCGAACTCCTCGCGGGCCCTCAGCTGCATGTCCTTGGCAGAGAGTTCCGCCTCCTTCTTGAACGCCCTGGCCTGCTGCTCCGCGTCGCGAAGGAGCGAGGCCGCCCTCTGCTCCGCCTCCTCGACCCTCCTTTTGCCTATTCCACGTCGAACGGCGGCGCCGACCGCGAACCCGACTCCGATCGAGACCGCCAGGGAAGCTATCACCTGCCATATCTGCAGCGTCACAGTCACCTCCTATATGTTAAGGCACAGGCATTGCCCGCGCTCGTTTCATCTGCCGCAGCTTATCACGCGTCGCTCGGTCACCACGTAGTCGATCAGCTTCTCGAACGGACCGGCAGGCAGGGTCGGAACGACCTGGAACTCGTAGGCCAGGGCTATCCTCCTGCCCGAGAAGGCCCTGAGGTTCGCCTCGTAGAACCCCTTGCCGAAGCCCATGCGCCTGCCGGAGAGGTCGAAGGCAACGCCGGGCACGATGAGCGCCCCCAGCGTGTTTATGTCCCTGAGCCTGCTCTGCCTTGCGGTGGGCGCGCGGAAGCCGGTCTCGCCCGGCAGGAGCTCCTCGAGGTTGGTCACCCTGAAGTAGGCGATGCCGCCCCGCTCCTCGTCCCTCGCCGGGAAGTATATCTCCTTGCGGTGGCGGTCGCCCTCGACGAAGAGGCGTTCGGTGCGCACCTCGTTGCCGAACGCCGCGTACAGCCCGATGCGGAGCTCGGTGCGGTACTCCTCCATGCCCGTGACGCGGTGGCCGATCTGGCCGGAGAGCTCCCTCACGTCGTCCTCGGACATCTCGTCGCGCGTGGAGAGTATTCGGTTGTACAGGCGGACCTTGCTCTCTGAAGACATCGATTCACCTCTCGCATCGGAGGGGCGGCCGAGCGGATTCGGTGGCAGGGGATCGGACGGGGTTCAGCAGGCGGCGGACCCTATACAGGGCGATCCATCAGACGCCGCAATCCGCCTGCCGAAACGGCGGCGGACCATTTAGAAGATAGACAAACGGCGCCGGAGAGTTCCTGCAGCGCCCTGGATTCTAAATCCTCTTTCGAGGTTCTGAACCAACCCGTCATATTCACCAGCGTTTTTCCGAATCCAAGCAACCGGATCAGGCTCGATTGCCCCGTTAACTTACCTGCATATAAAACATCGCAATAAACAATTCAAGGGCCAGTTTGGCAAAAAAGCCCATAAAAACAAAAAGTTATTTATAACCAAGAGCTTGTAAAAAAATCCCCCCACAATGGCCGTGTGGCGTCACCATTTTGAACCCGACTCAGTCAGGTGGGTGACCGTATTGCCGTTTCAGGCTTCCGAGCACTCAACTTATAACGGCCTGAAATCATTATTATGCGCCGTTACAAGTTGAGTGCTCGGCATGCTCACCGCGGCAAGGAACAATCCCCAAAAATGGCATCGACGGTTCTAAAATGTGTACGACGCCCAAGCACGCACCGCGCAGGGGGAAATCCCGATTTCTTTTTAAAGAGCAAATTAAAGCTGCAGATCAACCAGTTCTATCATGTCCTTAATCTTCTTCTCAGCCTTTTCGATCCTGTCGTCGCGGTCCTTCTTGAACTTGAAATACTCGTCCGCGATGTTCATGGCGGCCAGTATCGCCACGTTCAGGGAGGCCACGGACTTGGTGCTCTGCATGACCTCCTCTATCTTCTGGTCGACGAATCCGGCAATCCTGCGGACGTAATCGTCATTGGATTCGCTCTTGACCATGAACTTCTGGCCCATGATCGAAATCTCGGTCGTCTTCTTCACAGGATCGCCCTTTCTTTCAGCCGCACATATAATGATAACGGCTCAGCGGCCTTTCAGTCAAGCTATTACACCCCATTGCCAAGTCTTCTTTATTTTTAAATAACAAGAGGTTGTAAGCATAAACACGAAACTGGTTTGAGAATACATAAAGCGATGCTTTAGACAAGCTCAAAAAGTATCTCTCGATTTGGGATGTCGACCTCGGCCACTTCGATCCGCACCTTGTCCCCCACCCTGAAGGCCCGCTTTTTTCGCCTTCCCACCATGGCGCAGGCGCGCTCGTCGAAGAGGTAGGTGTCGTCTCCGAGCGTCCCTGAGTGCACCATGCCCTCGACGAAGTAGTCGATCAGCTCCACGAAGAAGCCGAATTTCGCCACGTGCGATATGATCCCGTCGAACTGCATGCCCACCCTCTCCTGCATGAACAGGGCCGCATAGAGCTTTGCCATCTCCCTCTCCGCCTCCATGGCGATCCGTTCGCGCCTGGAGCAGTGGGCGGCGATCTCGCCAAGGCCCGACGCGTGGGACTTCACGGCTTTCTGCTCAAAGCTCAAAGGTGAAAGCCCAAAGGAACTTCCCCTTTGACCTTTGAGCTTCGAGCTTGGAGCTGAGTGTGTTTGCAACGCGGCCGCGAGCAGGCGATGGACGACGAGGTCGGGGTAGCGGCGGATCGGCGATGTGAAGTGACAGTAGCACTTCGACGCGAGGCCGTAGTGGCCGACGTTCTCGCCGCTGTAGACCGCCTGCGACATTGAGCGCAGGAGCATGTGGTTGACCATGCGCTCGAAAGGCTTGCCCCGCGCCCAGGCGACGACCCTGGAAAGCCTTCCGGGCGATGCACCCGGCGCGAGCCTCTCGCCGAAGCCCAGGTTGTGCAGGAGCACCGCGAACTCGGCGAGCTTGTCGGAGGGCGGGGGTTCGTGCACGCGGTAGATGCAGCCCGCGCCACTCTCGGAGAGGAACTCCGCCACCGCCTCGTTGGCCGCTATCATGAACTCCTCGATCAGCATGTGGCCTGTGTGCCGCTCCGCTCGCACGATGTCCTCTATGCCCCCCTGCATGTCGATCTGTATCTCCGGCTCGGGGAGGTCGAAGTCGATGGAGCCGCGCGCAAGCCTCGACGCCCTCAACCTCTCGAAACACCGGCGCATGAGGCCCAGCTCCTGCGCCAGATCGCCGAGCTCCCCGACCACCGCGGGATCCTCGTCGATCAGCGCCCTCTTCACCTGCGTGTAGGTGAGCCTGGCCCTGCTCTTTATGACGCTCCTGTAGAAACGGCTGCCCAGCACGCGGCCGCCCCTCCCTATCGTGAGCTCCGCGGTGAAGGTGAGCCTGTCCTCGCCGGGCCTGAGGCTGCATGCGCCGTTCGAGAGGGCCTCGGGGAGCATGGGGATGCAGTCGCCCGGGAAATAGACCGAGGTCCCCCTCTCGTAGGCGGCCCAGTCGAGCGCAGTGCCGGGCTCCACGAACCGCGAGACGTCCGCGATGGAGACCAGGAGCTCGAAATCACCGCCCGCGAGGCGCCTCACTGCGACCGCGTCGTCGAAGTCCTTGGCTGTCTCGCCGTCGATGGTGACGAAGGGCACGCCGCGCAGGTCCTCCCGCAGGTTCATCTCCGCCTGCGCGTCGAATGCGCAGACGCGCTCCGCCTCCCGCAGGACCGAGGGGTGAAACTCGCGGGTGAGCTGGTGACGCACCGTCACGGCGTCTGTCTCAGTGGCCATGTCGCCTCGGCTGCCCAGCACCCTCTCGACCGCGCCCTCCATCGGCTCGTCGCCCCGCGGATATTTTTTTATGAGCACGACCACGTTGGCGCCCTGGCCGGCGCCGGAGAGGTCCTCCGGCCTCACGACCACGCGATGGCGCACCTTGCGGTCGTCGGCCGCGACCTCGAAGGCGTTGCCGTGGCGCGAGAGCCTGCCCACCATCCTCTTCACGCGCCGCTCCACGATCCTCGTTATGCGGCCCTCCCTCTTGCCGCCCCTGCCCCCGACAGCGGCTGCCTCGACCAGATCGGTGTGCAGGGCGTCGCCTATGAAGCGGGCGGGGATGAATAGGTCCTCGCCGCCGTCGGCCGGGACCACGAAGCCGTAGCCGTCCCTGTGGAGCCTCAGCTCTCCGACAGAGGTCTTTCCCCTGACGGCCGGCCCCTCTCTCTGTCCCTTACGCTCCCGCCTCCCGGGCCTCCCGTGGGATGTGTGCCTCTTCGACTGCCTGCGACCCATTTTCATGCCTGCGAAGATAAGCCCAAAGCCGGCGGAATACAAGGCGCGTCGAGAATATTTGCGTTCTGGGAGTTTCCTGATATAAGGATTGCGCAGCTCAACGGAGGGGGATGATGGCAGTATCGAGGAAGAAAAAGGGAGCAAAGAAGGCTAAGAAGCCAGCCCAGAAAAAGACCACCCGGAAGAAGACCGGGGTCCGCTCAAAGAATACGGCAGCCAGACAAGACGCACGCAAGAAGAGGCCCACCGGAAAGGCGGTCGCCATGAAGAAGGCCGCGAAAAAGGGCACGGCGAAGGGGGCGAAGCCTGCGAGGAAGGCCCCAGCGGCCGGAAAGATCGCCGCCAGAAAGCCGGCCGCCAAGGCCAGGCCGGTCCGAGCCGCCGCGCGGCGCTCCAAACCCCGGATCGAGCCGGCGCTGGCTGGCCCCACCCTGCTGCACATCGACGACCTTGAGAGCATGGTCGCACAGGCCTCCCAGGAGGCATCAGACCGCATCCCCACGGAGGCGAAGAAGTTCGAGATCGGCGTGCCGACAAACGGCCTGGCCGCGCCGCAGGGCGACCTGCCGTGGGAATACGGCAAGGACCGGGCCGTGATCCTCGTCGTGGACCCCACGTTCGTCTTCACCTACTGGGAGATCACCAACGAGTCCATGCGCAGGGCCGTCGACTCGGTCGGCCTTGACGCAAAACTAACTCTGCGCTTCTACGACGTGACCCACACCCATGTGATCGAGGGGAGCAGGTACTGGGACGTCGAGGTCTTCGACAGGCTCGGAAACTGGTATCTCAGGCTCGCATCCCCGGAGCAGAAGCTCTGCCTCGAGGTGGGGCTCAAGAATCCGACCGGCCGCTTCCACATGCTCGCGCGCTCCAACGTCATGAGGCTGCCGCCCCAAGGGCTGGCGAAGCCCGGGCCAATCAAGTGGATGGTGGTCACGCCCTCCGGCGAGAAGCTCATCTCCGATGTCGAGGATTACACAGACGCCGATCTCGATCTCCTCAAGAGGATACTGGGACCGTATTTCTTCGACCTGCTGATGAGGGGAAAACTGGCATCCATCACCGGCTCCAGCATAGAGGCGATCTTCTACGAAGTGGAGAACTTCCTGGGCATGCAGGCCGGCGAGTCGCCCGGGGGCTCTCCATGGTCAATGGCGCGGTGAGCGCATCGTCGGACCAAGACACCAGAGAGGCCCAAGGGTGACAAAAGGATACCTTTCCATAGTGCTGCACGCCCACCTGCCGTACGTGCGCCATCCGGAGCACGAGGAGTTCCTCGAGGAGCAGTGGTTCTTCGAGGGGATGACTGAAACCTACATACCGCTGCTGGACATGTTCG is part of the Pseudomonadota bacterium genome and harbors:
- a CDS encoding tyrosine--tRNA ligase: MNHIPIEKQLEVIKRGSVELVNEEELVAKLKKGRPLRIKAGFDPTAPDLHLGHTVVMQKLKQFQELGHKVIFLMGDFTARIGDPSGRNETRPELGEGIIRANAETYVAQAGKILDMGEAEIRYNSEWLGKFSAADFIRLSAKETVARMLERDDFESRFKGGSPIRIHEFLYPLLQGYDSVALEADVELGGTDQIFNLLVGRDLQRDVGQEPQVVLTMPLLVGTDGTQKMSKTYGNYVGISEPPKEIFGKMMSISDELMWTYYELLSDLSLGEIEGLKERVLTGALHPKVAKENLAAEIVERFHSEGDAVAARDEFERVFKKKDTPDEIDEHVLESMDAEVSLVDAMVDTRLVTSKSDARRMIKQRAVEVDGRRVEDIDATLSTDGESLVKVGKRRFAKVKFKK
- a CDS encoding TIGR00282 family metallophosphoesterase, which gives rise to MKILAIGDIFGRPGRAAIRELLPGLVREYRADFVIANAENAAGGRGLTPKIADELFESPIDVMTAGNHIWEFDELHPYFDSHPILRPHNVSEHLPGKGNGVFTARNGARIGVVSLQGMIFMDEKGEKAHSPFVAADALIPKLSGQCDLIVIDFHAEATSEKRALAWHLDGRIAALLGTHTHVQTADEEILPGGTAYISDIGMTGPHASVIGLAKEVAIHRFLTGEKKGFKVAEGGVRLEGVVLDIDERSGKARSIERIQRRMEG
- the rny gene encoding ribonuclease Y, whose product is MQIWQVIASLAVSIGVGFAVGAAVRRGIGKRRVEEAEQRAASLLRDAEQQARAFKKEAELSAKDMQLRAREEFEKESQEKQRELSATEKRLQQKEDNLEKKFELVEKKEEEVVRAEQSIDDRKKHVEDLEKRYMDLVTETKRKLEQMAGISTEEAKRQLKEALVDEAKQDAAREIMEVEERAREESQKKAKFIISTAMERMASDYTAERAISVVQLPSDDMKGRIIGREGRNIRALEAATGIDIVIDDTPEAVILSGFNPVRREIARITLENLIADGRIHPTRIEEMVEKVTKEVEGSIKEAGEQLCLELNVPNVHPELVKLLGSLKYRYSFAQNVLAHTREVAFLSGMMAAELGLDEAKARRAGLLHDIGKAVSHEVEGSHALIGMEYAKKYREDPDVIHAIGSHHEDIEQTTPLDMVVDCADALSGARPGARREVLEAYVKRLEDLERISKSFPGVEKSYAIQAGREVRVMVVNDKVSDAESVVLSKDIAKKIEAEMTYPGQIKVTVIRETRATEYAK
- a CDS encoding 5-formyltetrahydrofolate cyclo-ligase, with amino-acid sequence MSSESKVRLYNRILSTRDEMSEDDVRELSGQIGHRVTGMEEYRTELRIGLYAAFGNEVRTERLFVEGDRHRKEIYFPARDEERGGIAYFRVTNLEELLPGETGFRAPTARQSRLRDINTLGALIVPGVAFDLSGRRMGFGKGFYEANLRAFSGRRIALAYEFQVVPTLPAGPFEKLIDYVVTERRVISCGR
- a CDS encoding cell division protein ZapA, which codes for MKKTTEISIMGQKFMVKSESNDDYVRRIAGFVDQKIEEVMQSTKSVASLNVAILAAMNIADEYFKFKKDRDDRIEKAEKKIKDMIELVDLQL
- the rnr gene encoding ribonuclease R, whose protein sequence is MKMGRRQSKRHTSHGRPGRRERKGQREGPAVRGKTSVGELRLHRDGYGFVVPADGGEDLFIPARFIGDALHTDLVEAAAVGGRGGKREGRITRIVERRVKRMVGRLSRHGNAFEVAADDRKVRHRVVVRPEDLSGAGQGANVVVLIKKYPRGDEPMEGAVERVLGSRGDMATETDAVTVRHQLTREFHPSVLREAERVCAFDAQAEMNLREDLRGVPFVTIDGETAKDFDDAVAVRRLAGGDFELLVSIADVSRFVEPGTALDWAAYERGTSVYFPGDCIPMLPEALSNGACSLRPGEDRLTFTAELTIGRGGRVLGSRFYRSVIKSRARLTYTQVKRALIDEDPAVVGELGDLAQELGLMRRCFERLRASRLARGSIDFDLPEPEIQIDMQGGIEDIVRAERHTGHMLIEEFMIAANEAVAEFLSESGAGCIYRVHEPPPSDKLAEFAVLLHNLGFGERLAPGASPGRLSRVVAWARGKPFERMVNHMLLRSMSQAVYSGENVGHYGLASKCYCHFTSPIRRYPDLVVHRLLAAALQTHSAPSSKLKGQRGSSFGLSPLSFEQKAVKSHASGLGEIAAHCSRRERIAMEAEREMAKLYAALFMQERVGMQFDGIISHVAKFGFFVELIDYFVEGMVHSGTLGDDTYLFDERACAMVGRRKKRAFRVGDKVRIEVAEVDIPNREILFELV
- a CDS encoding DUF4912 domain-containing protein, whose product is MAVSRKKKGAKKAKKPAQKKTTRKKTGVRSKNTAARQDARKKRPTGKAVAMKKAAKKGTAKGAKPARKAPAAGKIAARKPAAKARPVRAAARRSKPRIEPALAGPTLLHIDDLESMVAQASQEASDRIPTEAKKFEIGVPTNGLAAPQGDLPWEYGKDRAVILVVDPTFVFTYWEITNESMRRAVDSVGLDAKLTLRFYDVTHTHVIEGSRYWDVEVFDRLGNWYLRLASPEQKLCLEVGLKNPTGRFHMLARSNVMRLPPQGLAKPGPIKWMVVTPSGEKLISDVEDYTDADLDLLKRILGPYFFDLLMRGKLASITGSSIEAIFYEVENFLGMQAGESPGGSPWSMAR